One window of Vanessa atalanta chromosome 9, ilVanAtal1.2, whole genome shotgun sequence genomic DNA carries:
- the LOC125066458 gene encoding ecdysone oxidase-like yields the protein MWYLWGHFQVIILLPVIKFIQVAIIVITTLLFPQNYPGNANVSDGQSFDFVIVGGGSAGCVIANRLTEANTNVLLIEAGDDPPYITEIPGISVLLGSSFPDWNYYTDNDGSSGSAHKMHKLHAIQGKMLGGSSNVNYMYYIRGNEKDYDNWAERGNLGWDWRTVTEYLEKSICHIPNNDTNSINEPRGCLGISRPLWKQETEAYLNAFKENGHDILEDFNQLGFSTASFTIYNRRRQSTAFTFIKPIMKRKNLYLLKNTMATKIILDKNKKAIGVEVKCNGVMKKIYAKKEIIISAGSLSSPKLLMLSGIGAKEHLEKIGIETNVNLPNVGVNLQDHMLVPIILSGGNNSTFFIDNFNALKHADKFPAATVMGFVALDKNQKYPDYQVTAFPTSSGSLLPAMMCSEIFDWNNEICIAIANSTTQRDILFTLVSFLHPKSSGKVRLKSKKPEDGPIINTGYFSNEDDLEKFAKCVDDFTRVTSSTYLKQMKSEVIDLNVKECKNIDFSSQKYWECYVYNLAASQFHFSGTCAMGPEGVGVVDERLRVRGVKGLRVVDASIMPSIVSGNTYASVVMIAEKASDMIKIDNKL from the exons CGTGATCGTGGGTGGAGGATCAGCCGGCTGCGTGATCGCCAACCGACTTACTGAAGCTAACACGAACGTGCTCCTCATTGAGGCTGGAGATGACCCTCCATATATTACAGAA ataCCAGGAATATCTGTGTTATTGGGTTCGTCTTTTCCCGATTGGAATTACTACACAGATAACGATGGCTCTTCTGGCAGTGCCCATAAAATGCACAAACTACATGCTATCCAAGGGAAAATGCTCGGGGGGTCAAGCAACGTCAATTACATGTATTACATTAGAGGAAATGAAAAGGACTACGATAATTGGGCTGAAAGAGGAAATCTAGGCTGGGATTGGCGCACTGTTACTGAATATTTAGAGAAAAGCATTTGTCACATTCCAAATAACGACACAAACTCTATTAACGAACCCAGAGGGTGCCTCGGTATATCACGACCATTATGGAAACAAGAAACAGAGGCATACTTAAATGCATTCAAAGAAAATGGTCATGATATTTTAGAAGACTTCAACCAGCTTGGATTTTCAACGGCAAGTTTCACAATTTACAACCGCCGTCGTCAAAGCACTGCATTTACATTCATCAAACCAAtcatgaaaagaaaaaatttatatttgcttaaaaataCCATGGCTACTAAAATAATTctcgacaaaaataaaaaagccatCGGTGTCGAAGTAAAATGTAATggcgttatgaaaaaaatatacgcaaaaaaagaaataattatatcggcAGGTTCATTAAGCAGtccaaaattattaatgttatcagGAATTGGTGCAAAAGAACATTTAGAAAAAATTGGTATTGAAACAAATGTGAATTTGCCAAATGTTGGTGTGAACCTACAAGATCATATGTTAGTGCCTATAATTTTATCCGGTGGAAACAATTcaacatttttcattgataaCTTTAATGCTTTAAAACATGCAGATAAATTTCCTGCCGCAACCGTCATGGGTTTCGTGGCTTTGGACAAGAACCAAAAGTATCCAGATTACCAAGTTACGGCGTTTCCGACATCCAGCGGTTCATTGCTACCGGCAATGATGTGTTCTGAAATTTTCGATTGgaataatgaaatatgtattgCTATAGCCAACTCCACTACACAGAGAGATATTCTGTTTACGTTGGTATCTTTCCTTCACCCGAAATCAAGTGGAAAAGTTAgacttaaaagtaaaaaacctGAAGACGGACCAATAATAAACACTGGTTACTTTTCTAACGAGGACGACTTAGAAAAATTTGCGAAATGCGTTGATGATTTCACACGGGTCACCAGTtcaacttatttaaaacaaatgaaatcagaagtaatcgatttaaatgttaaagaatGTAAGAATATTGATTTCAGTAGTCAAAAATACTGGGAGTGTTATGTTTATAACTTGGCAGCGTCGCAGTTTCACTTCTCAGGAACCTGTGCTATGGGCCCTGAAGGAGTGGGGGTGGTTGATGAGAGATTGAGGGTCAGAGGTGTGAAAGGTCTTAGAGTAGTTGACGCAAGTATTATGCCTTCAATTGTGAGTGGAAACACATATGCTTCAGTGGTAATGATTGCTGAAAAGGCGTCTGATAtgattaaaatagataataaattatga